One Lucilia cuprina isolate Lc7/37 chromosome 4, ASM2204524v1, whole genome shotgun sequence DNA segment encodes these proteins:
- the LOC111681006 gene encoding nucleolysin TIA-1, with product MNGQWLGSRSIRTNWATRKPPASKENIKPLTFDEVYNQSSPSNCTVYVGGVNSSLTALSEEILQKTFSPYGSIQEIRVFKDKGYAFVRFSTKEAATHAIVGVHNTEINAQPVKCSWGKESGDPNNAQTIASQALNPAAAGFPYGVGAAAAAAAAYGQQLAATGCWYSPTPTYPASSATAAVTPAASAAVQNQFLQGIQGYHFGQYGGYQQGYMGMGVQIPATWQGVATQAQISPAQQLATAGVAGTAIPQAAGVVAYPIQQFQVSPQVGNVKCL from the exons ATGAACGGACAATGGCTGGGCTCACGTTCAATTAGAACAAATTGGGCTACCAGAAAACCGCCCGCGAGTAAAg AAAATATTAAACCCTTGACCTTTGACGAAGTCTACAATCAAAGCAGCCCCTCAAATTGCACCGTCTATGTGGGTGGTGTAAACAGTTCTCTAACAGCATTGAGTgaggaaattttacaaaagactTTTTCACCTTATGGATCAATACAAGAAATAAGAGTTTTTAAAGATAAAGGCTATGCGTTTGTTAG ATTTTCCACCAAAGAAGCTGCTACTCATGCCATTGTTGGTGTTCACAATACGGAAATTAATGCCCAGCCCGTTAAATGTTCGTGGGGCAAGGAAAGCGGTGATCCTAATAATGCCCAAACTATAGCCAGTCAAGCTCTTAATCCTGCTGCTGCAGGATTTCCTTATGGTGTAGGGGCAGCTGCTGCCGCCGCTGCGGCTTATGGTCAACAACTTGCTGCTACGGGTTGTTGGTACTCTCCCACACCCACGTATCCTGCTTCATCGGCCACAGCTGCTGTAACGCCTGCTGCCTCGGCTGCGGTACAAAATCAATTTCTGCAAGGCATTCAAGGTTATCATTTTGGACAGTATGGTGGCTATCAGCAAGGTTATATGGG cATGGGCGTTCAAATTCCAGCTACTTGGCAAGGTGTTGCTACACAAGCACAAATATCTCCTGCTCAACAATTGGCGACGGCGGGTGTTGCCGGTACTGCCATACCACAGGCAGCCGGTGTAGTTGCTTATCCCATACAACAATTTCAAGTTAGCCCACAGGTTGGTAATgtgaaatgtttataa